From one Luteolibacter sp. Y139 genomic stretch:
- a CDS encoding sugar-binding protein — MKRPAFRLLSAVLLLALAGCGGKEAAGKKLKLAFVTNNGTTFWTIARSGCEDAEKALGNVEVDFRIPSAGTAAEQQQILDDLVAKGVDGIAVSPIDPANQTAFLDRIAGQTLLICHDSDAPASKRVAYIGTDNFAAGEEAGKLLKEALPNGGKVMAFVGNADAENAKQRFGGIKKAIEGTKIEILDLRSDDIDNVRAQKNAEDTLVKYPDIAGMVGLYAYNGPAILNAVRAANQTDKVKIVCFDENDETLEGVSSGDIYGTVVQQPYEFGKQAITRMAKHLGGDKEALAGGKQIVPTRSLRKDDVAGFKAELKKALGK; from the coding sequence ATGAAACGCCCTGCCTTCCGCCTCCTTTCTGCCGTCCTCCTTCTCGCGCTCGCCGGTTGCGGCGGCAAGGAAGCAGCTGGCAAGAAGCTCAAGCTCGCCTTCGTCACCAATAACGGCACCACCTTCTGGACCATCGCCCGCTCCGGCTGTGAGGATGCCGAGAAGGCCCTCGGAAACGTCGAGGTCGATTTCCGCATTCCCTCCGCCGGCACTGCCGCCGAGCAACAGCAGATCCTCGACGACCTCGTGGCAAAGGGCGTGGACGGCATCGCCGTCAGCCCCATCGACCCGGCAAATCAGACCGCCTTCCTCGACCGCATCGCCGGCCAGACCCTGCTGATCTGCCACGATAGTGATGCCCCGGCCAGCAAGCGCGTCGCCTACATCGGCACCGACAATTTCGCCGCCGGCGAGGAAGCCGGCAAGCTGCTCAAGGAAGCGCTCCCCAACGGCGGCAAGGTCATGGCCTTCGTCGGCAATGCCGATGCGGAAAATGCCAAGCAACGCTTCGGCGGTATCAAGAAGGCCATCGAAGGCACCAAGATCGAGATCCTCGATCTCCGCAGCGATGACATCGACAACGTCCGCGCCCAGAAGAATGCGGAGGACACCCTGGTGAAATACCCGGACATCGCCGGCATGGTCGGCCTTTATGCCTACAATGGCCCCGCCATCCTCAATGCCGTCCGCGCCGCCAACCAGACCGACAAGGTGAAGATCGTCTGCTTCGACGAGAATGACGAAACGCTCGAAGGCGTCTCCTCCGGCGACATCTACGGCACCGTGGTCCAACAGCCCTACGAATTCGGCAAGCAAGCCATCACCCGGATGGCCAAGCACCTCGGCGGCGACAAAGAAGCCCTCGCCGGCGGCAAGCAGATCGTGCCGACCCGCAGCCTCAGGAAGGACGACGTGGCAGGCTTCAAGGCCGAACTCAAGAAGGCCCTCGGCAAGTAA
- a CDS encoding histidine kinase — protein sequence MKWIHLLSATAMLAALLLPCRGEEVRELGTVAEVRALREATFNTEHPLSLTGVVTWVHPGRNLLVVQDDTGAVGIHPDSPGIPVKLGQRVSLKAAGSSPFVANCPGFPFAPSGKGVLDRFEIPANEGEYRLTRMRGWLRPPVTGDYTFWIASDDSSELWLSENQNPGSVKRVAFVPPGQWTLPREWLRFPSQRSERIHLRAGERYYIEAYQEQALAGSHLAVAWEISGGQPEVIEGNDLIPWKAEQEESASGTGILREFWTNYSVAKVGPLTSGSMSEGELSVRGLEMAVLGEGAWPAAKPIDPAADLQADDSFRWVSGEGVIYFAASDGEAATLEIASGARRFLLRVASWSGGLPAVGKRARFRGVCEAGRDSGGRLIVSSIWTPSESEVSISEAAPESAPSSVDVTAPASTESVMGGGYFTRGVVTFSDEVLGKQCLVVQETLGGIFVSQDERKPHPPLFVGHSVEIGGNLRQRRFSPAILPLSLNILGWLNLPTPAKPANESDYRDGLWSELEGVVRRVNADGTMELVGKQSAIRVWLGHTDRGALESLVDSALCVRGVMSLETFEVPMLLVPSRDFLEIRDAAPTLPVKPTPIGGLGDAAAKDGWLHRTRVEGSVTYQRDGFFFIQDDTGAVRVLANDASPLKLGSVVSVTGFPERKGSGVCMSAASWTLLPDSRPVAAASLNARQADQSRHGELVKLQAHLFSQAHRGDDLMLELQEDGQVFEVVVAGGTSAVPVFEPGSLLEVTGIGLLMPSPGSSSRLQILARGSQDLVLLKGPPWWTWQRTMALVGVLLVVLAGALMRIFFLNRRFARQQAARLAFTRAMLESQESERRRIAASLHDSLGQELLVIRNQAHLALQSAPEALRQRLEEISDTTLQAINEVREITRNLRPYQLDRLGLTQSIRALTRKVSENCSVEFASHVNEIDGLFDNDSEIHIYRIVQEGIHNVLKHSGATEAAVVVKANAAGLSISIRDNGRGFSDNGSAPDSGFGLSGIKERAEIMGGSARMDSAPGQGVNLQVLVPLPTTCATASKS from the coding sequence ATGAAGTGGATTCACCTGCTTTCCGCGACCGCGATGCTTGCGGCCTTGTTGCTCCCGTGCCGGGGGGAAGAGGTGCGCGAGCTGGGGACCGTGGCGGAGGTCCGGGCGCTTCGAGAGGCGACCTTCAATACCGAGCATCCGCTTTCTCTAACGGGTGTGGTCACCTGGGTGCATCCCGGGCGGAACCTGCTGGTGGTGCAGGATGATACCGGTGCGGTGGGGATTCATCCGGATTCGCCCGGCATCCCGGTGAAGCTGGGCCAGCGGGTTTCGCTGAAAGCTGCGGGAAGCTCGCCGTTTGTGGCGAATTGTCCGGGCTTTCCTTTTGCTCCCTCGGGGAAGGGAGTCTTGGATCGCTTCGAGATTCCCGCGAACGAGGGAGAGTATCGGTTGACCCGGATGCGTGGCTGGCTGCGGCCGCCGGTGACGGGTGACTACACGTTCTGGATCGCCAGCGATGATTCCTCGGAACTGTGGCTGAGCGAGAACCAGAATCCAGGTTCCGTGAAACGGGTGGCGTTCGTGCCGCCGGGCCAGTGGACACTACCGCGCGAATGGCTGCGCTTTCCTTCGCAACGCTCGGAGCGGATTCATCTGAGGGCGGGAGAGCGATATTACATCGAGGCGTATCAAGAGCAGGCTCTGGCGGGAAGCCATCTGGCCGTGGCTTGGGAAATATCCGGGGGCCAACCTGAGGTGATTGAGGGAAACGATCTCATCCCTTGGAAGGCGGAGCAGGAGGAGAGTGCTTCGGGCACAGGCATCCTGCGGGAGTTCTGGACGAATTATTCGGTGGCGAAGGTCGGACCTCTCACTTCCGGCAGCATGTCTGAGGGGGAACTCTCGGTGCGGGGTTTGGAAATGGCGGTGCTTGGGGAGGGAGCTTGGCCGGCTGCAAAGCCCATCGATCCGGCTGCCGATCTTCAAGCGGATGATAGCTTCCGGTGGGTAAGTGGCGAAGGGGTGATTTATTTTGCGGCGTCGGATGGCGAGGCCGCGACACTGGAGATCGCATCCGGGGCTCGGCGCTTCTTGCTGCGGGTGGCGAGTTGGTCCGGGGGCTTGCCGGCAGTTGGAAAGCGTGCCCGGTTCCGCGGTGTTTGTGAGGCCGGGCGGGACTCGGGAGGGCGGCTGATCGTGAGCTCGATTTGGACTCCATCGGAGAGCGAGGTGTCCATCTCCGAAGCGGCTCCGGAAAGCGCGCCTTCTTCGGTGGACGTCACGGCGCCTGCTTCCACGGAGTCGGTGATGGGCGGTGGCTACTTCACCCGGGGCGTGGTGACGTTCAGTGACGAGGTGCTCGGCAAGCAGTGTCTCGTCGTGCAGGAAACGCTGGGCGGCATCTTCGTTTCGCAGGACGAGCGGAAACCTCATCCGCCCTTGTTCGTAGGACATTCCGTCGAGATCGGGGGCAATCTGCGGCAGCGCAGGTTTTCACCGGCGATTCTTCCCTTGTCGCTCAATATCCTCGGCTGGCTGAACCTGCCGACGCCGGCGAAGCCAGCCAACGAAAGCGACTATCGTGATGGCTTGTGGAGTGAGTTGGAAGGGGTGGTGCGTCGGGTGAATGCCGACGGCACGATGGAATTGGTGGGCAAGCAATCTGCGATTCGGGTGTGGCTGGGCCACACGGACCGTGGAGCATTGGAGAGTCTTGTGGATTCGGCGCTCTGTGTGCGCGGGGTGATGTCGTTGGAGACGTTCGAAGTTCCGATGCTGTTGGTTCCGTCCCGGGACTTTCTTGAGATTCGGGACGCAGCCCCGACCTTACCGGTGAAGCCAACGCCGATTGGCGGACTCGGGGATGCCGCTGCCAAGGACGGGTGGCTTCACCGCACGAGGGTCGAGGGATCAGTGACCTACCAGCGAGACGGCTTTTTCTTCATTCAGGACGATACCGGTGCGGTGAGGGTGCTCGCGAATGATGCTTCGCCCTTGAAGCTTGGATCGGTGGTTTCGGTAACGGGGTTTCCCGAACGAAAGGGGAGTGGGGTTTGCATGAGTGCGGCAAGCTGGACGCTGCTCCCGGACAGCCGTCCCGTGGCAGCCGCGAGTTTGAATGCAAGGCAGGCCGATCAGTCCCGCCACGGGGAGCTGGTGAAGCTTCAAGCGCATCTCTTTTCGCAGGCGCATCGGGGAGATGACCTAATGCTCGAACTGCAGGAGGATGGCCAGGTTTTCGAAGTGGTGGTTGCGGGAGGGACTTCGGCGGTGCCGGTCTTCGAGCCGGGTAGTCTGTTAGAGGTTACTGGCATCGGTCTCCTGATGCCTTCGCCCGGGAGCAGCTCGCGATTACAGATCCTGGCGCGAGGCTCGCAGGACCTCGTGCTACTGAAAGGGCCGCCGTGGTGGACTTGGCAACGGACGATGGCGCTGGTCGGGGTGTTACTCGTGGTTCTCGCCGGAGCGCTGATGCGTATCTTTTTCCTGAACCGGCGGTTTGCGCGACAACAGGCGGCGCGGCTGGCATTCACGCGCGCGATGCTGGAAAGCCAGGAAAGCGAACGCCGGCGTATTGCAGCGAGCTTGCACGATAGCCTGGGACAAGAATTGCTGGTTATCCGGAATCAAGCTCATCTTGCCCTGCAATCCGCACCCGAGGCTCTGCGCCAGCGGCTGGAGGAAATCTCGGATACCACGCTGCAGGCGATCAACGAGGTCCGTGAGATCACCCGGAACCTGAGACCCTATCAGCTCGACCGGCTGGGCCTCACGCAATCCATCCGTGCCCTGACTCGCAAGGTGTCGGAAAACTGCTCCGTCGAGTTCGCGTCCCACGTGAATGAGATCGACGGCTTGTTCGACAATGACTCCGAGATCCACATCTACCGGATCGTCCAGGAAGGCATCCACAACGTTCTCAAGCACTCCGGGGCGACGGAGGCTGCGGTGGTGGTGAAGGCGAACGCGGCGGGGCTCTCCATTTCGATCCGTGACAATGGCCGCGGCTTTTCCGACAATGGCTCCGCACCGGACTCTGGCTTCGGCTTGAGCGGAATCAAGGAGCGTGCCGAGATCATGGGCGGCAGTGCCCGCATGGATTCCGCGCCAGGCCAAGGCGTCAATCTCCAGGTGCTAGTACCTCTCCCAACGACATGCGCAACCGCATCAAAGTCCTGA
- a CDS encoding response regulator transcription factor, which produces MRNRIKVLIVDDHPVFRRGLKEIIEEQKKFEVVGEAADGMVGLHLVRELEPDIIVLDVDMPHLNGLQMARSLRKDQSPAQIVFLTMYSDEDLFNAALDIGVRGYVLKENAGGEVVSALLTIAEGGTFFSPALGSIGRRREDRVKSLLLSKPTLESLTPAERRVLRLIAEDHTSKEIAGLLGISAKTVENHRHNICKKLDIYGSHSLLKFAFDHKSYL; this is translated from the coding sequence ATGCGCAACCGCATCAAAGTCCTGATCGTGGATGATCATCCGGTGTTCCGCCGGGGGCTGAAGGAGATCATTGAGGAACAGAAGAAATTCGAGGTCGTCGGCGAGGCGGCGGACGGGATGGTCGGGCTGCATCTGGTCCGTGAATTGGAGCCTGACATCATTGTGCTGGATGTGGACATGCCGCATCTCAATGGCCTGCAGATGGCTCGCTCGCTCCGGAAGGACCAAAGTCCGGCGCAGATCGTCTTCCTCACGATGTATAGCGATGAGGACTTGTTCAATGCGGCCCTCGACATCGGAGTGAGGGGCTATGTCCTCAAGGAGAATGCCGGTGGTGAGGTGGTCAGCGCGCTGCTCACGATCGCGGAAGGTGGAACCTTCTTTAGTCCGGCGCTGGGATCGATCGGTCGTCGTCGCGAGGACCGGGTCAAATCGCTGCTGCTTAGCAAGCCGACGCTGGAATCGCTGACTCCAGCAGAGCGGCGGGTGCTCAGGCTGATCGCGGAGGACCATACCAGCAAGGAGATCGCCGGGTTGTTAGGCATCAGCGCGAAGACCGTCGAGAACCACCGGCACAACATTTGCAAGAAGCTGGACATCTACGGCTCTCACAGCCTGCTGAAGTTCGCCTTCGATCATAAGTCGTATCTTTGA
- a CDS encoding autotransporter-associated beta strand repeat-containing protein, translated as MIEKSNILPVFPRSAGTLLTTSIVSLLATGAALAVDWDGSQSTNWNDPLNWPGDVLPAGAAAGVQSVAGNIATISSNSAFNPCEVIIGGWFATGRLNHTAGTLTTQNVGWPPGWFLIGFGPQGNATYNLANTSTTGGTFTGFGTGTGSTNIVDALFVGEPGGSNDGVGVGTLNMNTTGNLSVAFDIHLGVSGWTGNMNLDAGAVTAGNLFVGKTANGNATAGKGNFKMSGGTVTLRDRLYLGLGDNVVATGSNIGTATLSGGTLRTDDLHDAYWAAGVSMASATWNGVTGSGQGGSGGTATFHLDGGVLSTMYVFSEARIDDKGTPDNTADDVVYAKGTSTFYFNGGTLQAQHNRDVPWAPFLGGGPGALGNPREPYLTAAYVQAGGAVIDSNGVNILVTQPLLADPVSTGGGFTKTGAGRLELAGQNTFTGPVVASAGELFVNPGNAPNERAFSHASSITINDGALLRASSNGLFGWDGTQEHPITVNAGGLLITSGLGVDVGVGVVTLAGGELASSGGSSNYGTWRFDNAGDSLVASQDSTVSATNVKFANGATINVAAGKTLTFTPFGTIDDAVIGGKSSVVKTGAGTLRFEGYNTYTGDTTINAGSVYMFWSFLPDVSTVRIASGATLELDTSADDTIGALIVNNTPMAPGLYRASNVNGGSGDGTVLPQLLGNGKLLVVTPPVSGYQTWANAHAGGASADLDSDGDGVFNGIEYFMNAPAGITLNPQLGGDHSITWSNGGNIPASAYGTEFVVQTSIDLVNWTNVPIGSLAVNTNTTLTYYLTGQGPRFVRLKVTPN; from the coding sequence ATGATCGAAAAATCCAACATTCTTCCCGTCTTCCCGCGATCCGCGGGGACACTCCTTACCACCAGCATTGTCTCGCTGCTCGCTACAGGTGCCGCGCTCGCGGTGGACTGGGACGGCAGCCAGAGCACGAATTGGAATGATCCTCTCAACTGGCCGGGCGATGTGTTGCCGGCTGGCGCGGCGGCCGGCGTCCAATCTGTGGCCGGCAACATTGCCACCATTTCTTCTAACAGCGCATTCAATCCGTGCGAGGTGATCATCGGCGGCTGGTTTGCCACCGGCCGCTTGAATCATACGGCTGGCACGCTGACGACCCAGAATGTGGGGTGGCCGCCGGGGTGGTTCCTTATCGGCTTCGGTCCCCAAGGGAATGCCACCTACAATCTGGCGAATACCAGCACCACCGGAGGAACGTTCACCGGCTTCGGCACGGGCACCGGTTCAACCAACATCGTGGACGCACTGTTCGTCGGTGAACCCGGCGGCTCGAATGATGGCGTCGGAGTCGGGACCTTGAACATGAACACGACCGGCAACCTCTCGGTCGCCTTCGACATCCACCTCGGCGTCAGCGGCTGGACCGGCAACATGAACCTGGATGCGGGAGCGGTGACTGCGGGCAATCTGTTTGTGGGAAAGACCGCGAACGGCAACGCAACGGCGGGGAAGGGTAACTTCAAAATGTCTGGTGGAACCGTCACCTTGCGAGACCGGCTCTATCTGGGATTGGGAGACAATGTGGTGGCCACCGGTTCGAACATCGGCACTGCGACTCTCAGTGGCGGAACCTTGAGAACGGACGATCTGCATGATGCCTACTGGGCGGCGGGCGTGAGCATGGCTTCGGCCACCTGGAATGGCGTCACCGGCAGTGGGCAAGGCGGCTCCGGTGGCACGGCGACCTTTCACCTCGACGGTGGCGTGCTCTCGACCATGTACGTTTTCAGCGAAGCCCGCATCGACGACAAGGGAACGCCGGACAATACTGCGGACGACGTCGTGTATGCCAAGGGTACTTCGACCTTCTACTTCAATGGCGGGACGCTCCAAGCCCAGCACAACCGCGATGTGCCGTGGGCGCCCTTTCTCGGCGGCGGCCCCGGCGCGCTGGGGAATCCCCGCGAGCCGTATCTCACCGCCGCCTATGTGCAAGCGGGCGGCGCAGTGATTGACTCGAACGGCGTCAACATTCTGGTCACGCAGCCTTTGCTGGCCGACCCCGTTTCCACGGGTGGTGGCTTTACCAAGACCGGTGCCGGCCGCCTCGAGCTGGCAGGCCAAAACACCTTCACAGGGCCGGTGGTGGCCAGTGCAGGAGAGTTGTTCGTGAATCCCGGCAACGCGCCGAACGAGCGTGCGTTCAGCCACGCGAGTTCGATCACGATCAACGACGGCGCGTTGTTGAGGGCTTCCTCCAACGGCCTGTTCGGATGGGATGGAACGCAGGAGCATCCCATCACGGTGAATGCGGGCGGCTTGCTCATCACCAGTGGCCTGGGTGTGGACGTGGGGGTCGGAGTGGTAACGCTCGCCGGAGGCGAATTGGCGAGCAGCGGTGGCAGCAGTAACTATGGCACCTGGCGTTTCGACAACGCGGGTGACTCGCTGGTGGCGTCGCAGGATTCGACGGTGTCGGCTACCAACGTGAAGTTTGCCAATGGAGCAACCATCAACGTGGCCGCCGGCAAGACGCTGACCTTCACCCCATTTGGCACCATTGATGACGCGGTGATCGGAGGGAAGAGCTCAGTCGTCAAGACCGGGGCCGGAACGCTCCGCTTCGAGGGCTACAACACCTACACGGGTGACACGACCATCAACGCCGGTAGTGTCTACATGTTCTGGAGCTTTCTGCCGGACGTATCGACGGTCCGTATCGCTAGCGGTGCCACCCTCGAACTCGATACCTCGGCGGACGATACCATCGGGGCGCTCATCGTGAACAACACGCCGATGGCTCCCGGGCTCTATCGCGCGTCCAATGTCAATGGGGGAAGTGGTGATGGCACCGTGCTTCCGCAGCTTCTGGGCAACGGCAAGCTGCTGGTGGTGACGCCACCGGTCAGCGGCTACCAGACTTGGGCGAATGCCCATGCCGGCGGTGCTTCCGCCGATTTGGATTCGGATGGCGACGGTGTTTTCAACGGCATCGAATACTTCATGAACGCTCCAGCCGGCATCACCCTGAATCCCCAGTTGGGCGGAGATCACTCGATCACGTGGAGCAACGGCGGCAACATTCCCGCTTCTGCCTACGGAACCGAGTTCGTGGTCCAGACCTCGATTGACCTGGTGAATTGGACGAATGTTCCGATTGGAAGTCTCGCGGTGAACACCAACACGACGCTGACCTATTATCTGACCGGCCAAGGGCCGCGGTTCGTTCGTCTCAAGGTCACTCCGAACTGA